The region CTCCTTGCCTGCGCCACCCATTATGTCAGTCATCATGACCTCATCCATGCAGCGCTTGCCCGTCTGGGCGCACATGTTGAGCGCAGCGTGGAACAGCTTCGGTTCAACGCCGGCAAAGTACATCGGCGGCACTTTTTCGCTCGGCTGCTCCAGCTTTACATAAGTGGCGCGATCCAGCTTGGCGCCGCTTGCCTTGACCTTGGCGACCCAATTTTCAAAGCCCGCCTGGTCCATTGCCTTGAACCTGAAGCGCATGTTGGAAAAGCCTGCGCCCGAATAGTTCGCGGAGAAGCCTTCGAAATTACCCGGTTTGTTGGCGACGGCGTGCAGCACCGTCTGCATGCCGGGCATTGCATAGATCTGCCCTGCGAGTGCGGGGACGAAGAAGCTGTTCATCAGGGTGGATGAGGTGATCTTGAATTCGATCGGCTGGTCGATCGGGGCGGCCAGTTCGTTGACGGTCGCGATCCCCAGTTCCGGGTAGATGAACAGCCATTTCCAGTCGAGGGCGACGACTTCGACCTGCAGCCGCTTTGCCGATGGTTCGACCTTGCGGTCGGCATCCAGGCGCTCGATCGGGCGGTAGGGATCGAGCAGGTGCGTGCTGGTCCAGGTGATTGCACCCAGCGCGATGATGATCAGCAGCGGGGCCGACCAGATCAGCAGTTCAAGGCTGGTCGAGTGATCCCAATCGGGATCATAGTCCTTCGCCTGCGCCTTTTCCCGGTAGCGCCATGCGAACCATATCGTCATGGCCATCACCGGCAGGATGATGAGCAGCATCAGCAGCGTGGAAATCACGATCAGGTCGCGTTGCTGCATTGCGACATCGCCGGAGGGCGACATGACCACCCAGTCGCACGCCCCCAGCGGAAGCAGCAAAAAGGGCGCGAATCGGCGCAAAAATGCAGCTGGTACGGGAGCGAGGCGTGCGGTCATGAAGCCCGCATAGGAGGGGTGCTTCGGGATCGACATTGGACGTTTTGTCCTATCCCCTCGCGGGTGCGAAATAGGGCAATGGCCTGTCGATCACCGGGATGATTCGCTATGCTGCGACGAATGTTGGCATGGATCGTTCCCGCAGCATGAAGGCTTGCTATCCCCGATGAACGCCGCGACCACCACTCCATCGTCCACATCACTGGAGCGCGACGCGCGTCTCGTAACCGCGCGGGATCACAAGGTTGCCCCCGGAGAGATCGCAATTGGCGTCATCATCGGGCGAACATCGGAATTTTTCGATTTTTTCGTTTACGCGATCGCGTCCTGCATCGTCTTTCCGGCGCATGTCTTTCCCAATCTCTCCCCGCTGGCTGGCACGCTCTGGTCCTTCGCTATCTTTGCGCTGGCCTTCATCACGCGGCCGATTGGTTCTTTCATCTTCATGGCGGTGGATCGTGCCCATGGGAGGGGGGTGAAATTGACTATCGCGCTGTTTCTGCTGGGTGGATCAACCGCCTTTATCGCCTTCCTGCCTGGATATGAGACCATCGGCATCTGGTCTGCCGTTCTGTTGGCCGTGTTTCGGGCGGGGCAGGGGATCGCGCTGGGTGGGACCTGGGACGGCCTCGCGTCACTGTTGTCGCTCAATGCGCCGCAGAACAAGCGCGGCTGGTATGCGATGATGCCGCAGCTTGGGGCGCCAATGGCGTTGGTGGTGGCGAGCGGCCTGTTCGCTTTCTTCCTGTCAGTGCTCTCTCGGGCGGATTTCCTTGATTGGGGGTGGCGCTATCCCTTCTTCGTGGCGTTCGCGATCAACGTCGTGGCGCTGTTCGCACGGTTGCGGATTGTGGTGACGCATGAGTTCGAACGGTTGTTTGAAGCTCGTGAGTTGCAGCCTTCGCCCGTGCTGGAAACGGTGCGGAGCGAAGGGCGTAACATCGTCATCGGTGCATTCGCCCCGTTGGCCAGCTTCGCGCTGTTTCACATGGTGTCCGTGTTTCCGCTGTCGTGGATCGCGCTTTACACGAAGCAGCCGCTGGAGCGGTTCCTGGTGATCGAGGCGATTGGGGCCAGCGTTGGCATTCTGGCGATCGTGGTTTCGGGGTTCGTTGCAGACATGGTCGGGCGGCGCAAGCTGCTGGCCTGGTCGGCGCTTGGCATCGGTATATTCAGCATCGCGGCGCCTCTGCTTCTGAATGGTGGCGAATTGGCCGAGATTGCGTTCATGATTCTTGGCTTCATGCTTCTGGGGCTAAGCTTTGGGCAGTCGTCGGGCGTGGTGGCGTCCAACTTCTCGACCGCGACCCGCTATACGGGGTCGGCCTTGACGTCCGATCTGGCCTGGCTGGTGGGTGCGGGCTTCGCACCGTTAGTGGCGCTGGCGCTGTCAGTGACCTTTGGTCTGGCGGCGTCCGGCGTATATTTGCTTTCGGGTGCGATCGTCACCGGCCTTGCGCTGTTCATCAACAAGGAACTGGCGGGCAAGGATCGCTAAATCGCCTGCCGCATCCGTGCGAGCGCCTTTCGATCGAACAAGCCAGTGGGGCCGGGACGAGGGGCAAAGCGAGGAAGCCATGAGGGATAGAGGACGCGAAGTTCATGGGGCAGACCGCCCGGCCCGTCCCGCCCCATGATGTCAGACACGATCCGGTTCTGGAAGAAGCGAACCGAATAGTTGATCATGCGGCAATATTGCATCTTCCACGTCAGCGGGCTGGCGAGCCGGACCGGCTCACAGAAGAAACCCGCATCCTCGCAGGTGGCAATGCGTTTGCGCTCCCATGCAGCATCAGTCGACAGATCGGTATGTGCCCAGGCCGCGACAAGCCCATCATCGCCGATCAGGTCTTCGGGAAGCCGCAATCCGCGCGCCCGAACACGGTTCACGAAGTCGCCTGACAGCGCATATAGATCGCCAAACAGGCCGCCTTCCTCGCGCAGCATGTCGCGGTATCGGGATGCCAGGCGACCATTGAGAGGCATGGCTGAAGCTGCATTTACGCCTTTTCTCTCAAGGGTCCGTACCAGGCTGTCGATCGAACCCGGCGCGATTTCCGCGTCGCCATCAAGGAAGATGACAGCCTGATCGTTCCCGATCAGCAGATCGTGGACGAAGTGGTTCCAGGTCCGCGATTTGCCGCCTGCAGCGATGTCGTGGACCAGCACATTGGATCTTCCATCCGCAGCGCTGCGCGCTTGGGCGGCGGTAGCGTCAGTCGATCCGTTCACCAGCACATGATAGATTGTGTCTGGGCGATCCAGGGGCAGCGAGGAAAGGCAGACGCCAATTCGCCGCTCTTCCTGATATGCGAAGATGCCGACGGCAGTCCCCATGGCTTTAACGGAAATCCCAGCCCTGCTGCCCATGATCGATCTGATCAAGGCCGCTTGCAGCCTGCTGTGCACTGATACGCATCGGGAGCATGACGGAGAGCAGAAGTGCTGCGATAGCTGTCCCTGCCATCGACCACAGCGCGACGATAGCAACGCCCGAAAGCTGGCTCAGCATGGCAGCGGAAATGCTGATGTCCCCTTCATACCCTACGCCGCCAAGAAGCGGCTGGACGAACAGCGGCAGCAGAAGCGTACCGATCAGGCCACCGACGCCGTGAAGCAGGAAGACGTCCGCCGGGTCATCGATGCGGTTTGCAAGCATGGCCTTACCCGCCCGGCACAGAAGGGCGGAGATCGCGCCGATCAGCATTGCGCCACCTGTGCCAATGAGCGGGGCCGAAGCAGATATGGCGACAAGGCCCGCAAGAGCGCCGGCAAATGCACCTCTGGGGCTCACGCGCCCCGTGGCGACGCGATCGATGAGCATCCAGGTTAGTGCCCCGGTGCAGGCGGCAAAATGCATGTTGAGGATGGCGGTGGCGGCGGAGTCGGTCGCGCCCAGCGCCCATCCACCAACCACGCCCGCCCAGCCGATCCAGACCAGCGCGCCACCCGCAAGGCTGAGCAGCGGTGCATGACTGACGGTGCCCGGCGTCCGGCGCCTGCCGAGGATCACCGATAAGGCAAGCGCGGAAAACCCCGCGCTTGTGTGAACGACGAGGCTGCCCGCGAAGTCCATGACGCCGAGGTCTGCGAGCCAACCCCCACCCCAGACGGCATGTACCACCGGGGCGTAGACGATGAGCAGCCATAGCGGCGCAAGCCCTGCAATCCATCCGAACCTCGCGCGCTCGGCCACAGCGCCAGGAAGGAGGCAGGCGGCCAGTAGCGCAAGAGCCATCTGGAACAGGGCGAAGGCGGATTCAGGAACGGTCAGCCCTTCACGCAGCGAACTTAGATTGGCGAGGAACAGGTTGGCGCCGCCACCCAGCCAAGTGGTTCCGGGTGCGTAGGACAAGCTGTATCCAGCGATCGCCCATGCCAGCGATGCCCCCGCAGCAACGGCAATGCCCTGCAAGGCTGTGGAAAGGGCGCTGCGCACATTGACCAGCCCCGCATGGCGCAGCAGCAGGCCCGGTAGAGCGGCAAACAGGATCAGCAGTGCACATATGATCATCCAGCCGGTGTCGCCGCTGTCCGCGACGGGAACCTGCGCGTTCGCGGTTTGAGGCGCGGCCAAAAAAAGGAAGAGCAGGAGGCAACGGGCGAACATGAGGCAATCCGGCTGTTTCAGATTGCCTTGATGCTAGCGGGCGCGCGGTAAAGACTTTGATAAGGAAGGCGGGGAGAACCAGGATGCACGCGAACAGATTGCGCGACTAATAGTTTTCACCGCCACAGGATATGCGGCCGGTGCCGCGATTATCGACCTGACAGGCGGCTTTGCCCATTATCGTCACGTCGCCGGAGCCGGAGGCCGATATTTCAGCTGTCACCTCTGCCGTTACCATGACATTTCCCGGGCCGTCATTGCTGACCGTCGCCTGCCGAACACGCAGGCTCTCGGCCTCGACCGCTCCCGGGCCGTTTAACCGCAGCGATGCCGTCGCCGCCCTGCCTGCCAGCGTAGCCCGGCCTGCACCCGCAAGGCCAAGGTTCAGTTGATCGACATCGACCGCAGCGACACTGACGTCGCCGTTGCCGCCCAGTATGATGTCCCCGCGCAACCCCTTCATCCGATTGACGGACACGGAGCCGCCGCCCGTCAGCACCAGCCTTGCCAGCGAGCCGGTGGACAGTCGCAACGTGGCGCGACCGCCTGTCTTTTCACCCGGTTGGGGGCGGCCCAAGCGAACGGTCAGTAGGCGTCCAGACACCTCCACCTTGAGACGGTCGAGCAGTGACTGATCGCCCTCTGCACGCGCGGAGGGGCCTGCGCCCGTGGTGATGATCACTTCGACCGGAGCATCGACGCGGATCGCATCGAAGCTGGTGATAGTATAGCCATGCGTTGCCGCTGCCGCAGGAGCCGAGGACGCGAGTGCAAAGGGAGCAAGCGACCATAGGCATATCCTTTGTTCGCCCGTCATGACCCGGCCTTTCTTGAAAACTTTCCCTGTCAGGGTGATAGCGTGGCCTGCGCAGGCGGCAAGTGCCGATGACGGCTCGTTTCTGCTTACCGGCCGGGTGGCAGGCAAGGCGGGCGAATATCTGTCATTCGCCCTTTGATGACGCGAGCCAGCCTTGCGCCCTGATTATCAGGCTGAGAAGCCGTCAGCCTGATAATCAGAAGTCGTCAAGATAGGAGAGAGGTATTCAGGCGAGGCCCACTTCCTTGAGCGGCACGGAGGCGTCGGCGAGCTGTGCCTGGTCGAGTAGCGCGCCCGAGACCACATGGGCGCGGCCCTGCACATAATCCTTGACCGCATTGACGCAATCAAGGGCGATCAGCTTGCCCGCCTTCATATAAAGGACCGAGAAGCTGCGCGTTGCGGGATCGCCGCGCAAAATGGTGTGGTCATGGCCTATCGACAGCCCGACCGTCTGCAGCTTCAGATCATATTGGTTCGACCAGAACCACGGCACGGCGTCATATGCTTCTTCCTTGCCCAGGATATGCTGCACCGCCGTTTTCGCCTGATCATTGGCGTTCTGGACCGATTCGAGCCGGATCTGTGCGCCGCGGGCGAAGCGATTGGCATGAGACGCGCAATCACCGACAGCATAGATGTCGGGCAGGCTGGTGCGGCAATATTCATCGACATCGACGCCATTGCCACCTGCGGCGCCCGCCGCGATCAGCGGACCGGTTTCGGGGATGATGCCGATGCCGACGATAACCATGTCGGTTTCGATCCGCTCACCATCCTGCATCAACACGGCGGTAGCCTTGCCGTCTGTCACCTCGATGCAGTCCATCTTCGCGCCAGTACGCAGATCAACCCCATGCGCGCGGTGCTCGGCCTCGTAGAAGCGGGACAGTTCTTCCCCCGCGACGCGTGCGAGAACGCGGTCCAGCGCCTCAAGCAGCACGACCTTCTTGCCAAACTTGCTGAGGACAGCCGCTGCTTCCAGTCCAATATAGCCGCCGCCGATCACCGTGACATGGTTGATCCGGTCAAGCTTCGCCATCATCGCATCGACATCGTCGCGGCGGCGCACGGCGTGGACATTTTCAGCGTCGGCACCATTGCAGGTCAGCATCCGGGGGCTGCCGCCGGTGCACCAGATGAGTTTGTCATAGCCAATTTGTTCGCCGCCGGCGGTGACGGTCTTGGCCACAGGATCGATGGCCTTGACCCGACGGCCGAGCAGCATGTCGATTTTTCGGTCGTCCCAAAAGCTGGCTGGTCGGATCAGGATGCGTTCGAAGCTCTTTTCGCCCGCAAAATACTCCTTGGACAACGGCGGCCGCTCATAAGGTGGGTCTTTTTCATCGCCGATCATGGCGACCGAACCTTCAAAGCCCAATTGACGAAGCGCAATGGCTGCCTGCGCGCCGGCGTGCCCCGCGCCAACGATCAAAACGTCATAATGGCTCATCGGCCAGCAATCCCCTCAATCCATGTTGCTGCCGTCATTGGCGCGCTTTCCAGGGGCTGACAAGGGGCAGGGCGGAGATTCGCCCTAAAGGCCAGCGATATTAATTTCATGGGTCGCGCCTTCGCCCCATGGCGTCACCGCCTAAGTCTGTGGCATAGGCATTGCGCGGACTGGGGACTTTCTGCCTGATGGCTGGCAATGACGTAAGTACGAGTACTGACGCCCGTGGTGAGCATGGCTCGTTACCTTCGCTGGCGTTTGGCGCCTTGGGGGTGGTGTTCGGCGACATCGGCACGTCCCCGCTTTATGCACTGAAGGAAAGTTTCGTCGGCCATCATCCATTGGCTGTCGATCCCGTTCACATCTATGGTGTTCTATCGTTGATCTTCTGGACCATGATGCTGGTCGTGACGGTCAAATATGTGTTCATCGTCATGCGCGCAGACAATAGCGGCGAAGGCGGCAGCATGGCCCTGCTGGCGCTGATCGGACGCCGGATGGGAGAGACGCGCTGGACGCCAGCCGTTGCGGTGCTGGGCGTGCTGGCTACGGCGCTGTTCTATGGCGATGCCATTATCACGCCCGCAATCTCGGTGCTGTCGGCGGTAGAGGGGTTGACGGTCGTGCAGGCGGGGTTGACTCCTCTGGTCCTGCCCGTCGCGATCGTGATCCTGATCGCGCTCTTCGTGATCCAGAGCTTCGGCACGGCAAGGGTCGGCGCGTTGTTCGGCCCCGTTATGGCGGTTTATTTCCTGGTGCTCGCGATATTGGGCATAGCCAATATTATCCGGCATCCAGAGATCATCCTGATCATCAACCCATGGTGGGCGCTGCATTTCTTCCAGATCGATCCCAAGCTTGCCTTCCTGGCGCTTGGATCGGTGGTGCTTGCGGTGACGGGGGCAGAGGCGCTTTACGCCGACATGGGGCATTTCGGGCGTAGGGCGATCAGCATCGCCTGGCTATATGCGGCGCTACCCTGCCTGATGCTGAATTATCTAGGGCAAGGCGCGCTGTTGCTGGATCAACCGGAGGCTGCCCAGAACCCCTTCTTCCTCTTGGCCCCGGAATGGGCGCGGTTGCCGTTGGTGATTCTGGCGACGCTGGCGACGGTGATCGCCAGTCAGGCGGTCATTTCGGGTGCCTTTTCCGTGACGCGCCAAGCTGTGCAGCTGGGATTCCTGCCGCGCTTGCGCATCCTGCACACAAGTGCGTCGGCCGCTGGGCAAGTCTATATGCCTCTGATCAACTGGACATTGTTGGTTCTCGTCATCCTGCTCGTTCTGGGCTTTGGCAGTTCCAGCAACCTGGCAGCTGCCTACGGTATCGCGGTCACCGGCACGATGCTGATTACGACCTGTATGATGGGCGTACTGACCTTTAGCGTATGGCGCTGGAACCCGTTTCTGGCGGGTGCTGTAACCGGCCTGTTCCTTGTAATCGATGGCGCCTATTTCCTGTCGAACGCCACCAAGATTCCCGATGGCGGTTGGTTCCCGCTGTTGGTGGCGGCGGTATGCTTCCTGATCCTGACAACCTGGGCGACGGGACGGCGGATCATGCGCAACTATCTGCGCGACGACGCGATGGATCTGGAGCTGTTCATCAAATCGGCAGGCGCTTCGCTGAAACGGGTGCCGGGGACGGCCATTTTTCTGTCATCGACGACGGAGGGCGTCCCTCCTGCCTTGCTCCACAATGTGAAGCACAACCGCATCCTGCACGAACGCAATATCATTCTGACGGTGCGGACAGAAGACGTACCGCATCTGCCTTTTGAAGGGCGCACGAGCGCGGAAGCTTATGGGGTAGGCTTTTATCGCCTGATTCTGCGTCATGGTTTCATGGAGAGTGTCGATGTCCCGGCAGCCATGAAAGCAGTCCATGATTGTGGCGGACCGATTAGTGTTGCCGACACCAGCTATTTTCTTAGCCGTGAGACGCTCGTTCCGTCTTCGCGGCCCGGGATGGCGATCTGGCGCGAGCGGCTCTTTGCCTGGATGGTGCGAAACGCAGAAAGCCCAATGGCCTTCTTCAAGCTGCCGACTAACCGGGTGGTCGAGCTGGGCTCGCAACTGGAAATCTGAAACCTGCGTAACGCTGGAATCCGCGCATAGATGGGGCAGTTTTCGAGTTTTCCATTATCAGAAAGATAGCGATGTGGACGCTGCTGGTCGCTGCTGGCTTCGTCGCGGTATCGGTAGTGTTGAATTGGCAATCCTATGCCGAGCCTGCACATCAGGCCATCTTCCTGGGGGCGCTGAAATGGACCCTGAAGCTCGAGGGGCCGCGTTGCGTTAGCTGATCGCAGGTAGAGAGAGGATTACATCGCCGCTGCGGATGGCTGTCCCAGTCATGGATGTAAAATGGTAGCGGAGGAGGGACTTGAACCCCCGACACGCGGATTATGATTCCGCTGCTCTAACCAGCTGAGCTACTCCGCCCCATGGGCTGCGCTGGAACGTCGTTCCCTGCGGTGGGCGCGCTATAAGCAGAGCAGTTGGTGGGGTCAACGGGGTTTGGCAGGTCGCGCACAAAATCTCTTTCCATGCTCGGGGTAGCTCCATCGCCGAAAAAGATGGCACCGTCGGGGCGGCGATCGTCATTTGCGCTTGCAATCATTCCGTCACATTGCACTATGCTGCAATGCACAACCGGGGATCGTCCCCGAGGGAGGATTGACGCTTTGCCCTTCCAGGAAATGTTTGAGCCCGATGGTTCGATACGCCCTTGCTACGCGGAAGTGCAGAATTGGGTAGAGCGGACTGGCATTGCCGGGCTTAACCGTCGATTGGATGAAGCTGAGGCGATTTTCCGCAGGATCGGGATAACCTTCGCCGTCTATGGCGAGGGTGGGGACCCAGAGCGGTTGATCCCGTTCGACCTCCTGCCACGCATCTTCACCGCGCAGGAGTGGCGTGTGCTTGATCGGGGCATTCGCCAGCGGGCGCGGGCATTGAATGCGTTTTTGCACGATGTCTATCACCGGGGCGAAATCGTGAAAGCGGGGATCATGCCTGCCGACATTATCTATCAGAATAGCGCATATCTCGCTGAAATGGCGAACTTTTCGCCGCCTGGAAAAGTTTACAGCCACATTGTCGGCATCGATATTGTCCGGACGGGACCGTCACGCTTCGAGGTGCTGGAGGATAATTGCCGCACTCCCTCGGGTGTTTCCTACATGCTCGAGAATCGAGAGATCATGACGCGCATGTTTCCCGAGCTGTTTGGTCAGGGGCTGGTGGCGCCGGTGGACGATTATCCCGCCGAACTGCTCAAGAGTCTGAAGGAGGTTGCACCTCCCGCGTGCAAGGGCGATCCGGTGGTCGTGCTGCTCACACCAGGATCGCTTAACAGCGCCTATTATGAGCATAGCTTCCTAGCCGACCTGATGGGCATCGAACTGGTCGAGCCGGCGGACCTGTTCGTCGATGATGAGCGCGTCTGGATGAAGACGACGCTCGGTCCCAAGCAGGTGGACGTTATTTATCGGCGGATCGACGACGAATATCTCGATCCACTGGTGTTTCGTCCAGACAGTATGCTCGGCATTCCAGGTATTTTTAACGTCTATCGCCGCGGCGGGGTGACGCTGGCCTCGGCTCCTGGTGCCGGGATTGCGGACGACAAGGCGGTCTATATCTATGTGCCCGAAATGATCCGCTTCTATTTGGGCGAGCAGCCGATCCTGGACAATATCCAGACGTGGCAATGCAGCAAGCCCGACGAATGCGCCTATGTGCTGGAGCATCTGCACGAACTGGTCGCAAAGGAGGTTCACGGGTCTGGCGGCTATGGAATGCTGATCGGTCCTAAATCCACCAAGGATGAGATCGCCGCTTATGCGGAGCGCATCCGGGCCAATCCGGGCGAGTTCATCGCGCAGCCGACCTTGGACCTTTCGACCGTCCCAACGCTGGGGCCGGCGACGGTCGTTGGGCGGCATGCAGATTTCCGACCTTATTGCCTCGTCGGCAAGCAGATCCGACTGGTGCCCGGCGGCCTCACCCGTGTCGCGCTGACCGAAGGATCGCTGGTGGTGAACTCCAGTCAGGGCGGGGGGGTGAAGGATACGTGGGTGTTGCAGGATTGATCGACATGAATAGCGCGCGCACTTCGGTATCGTCCCAGCGTGCTCCGGGCCGAACGGCGGAGAGGAACGGCGCATGCTGAGCCGTACAGCGGAAAATCTGTTCTGGATGGCGCGCTACATGGAACGAGCAGAGGCTACCGCGCGCCTGCTGACCATGGGGCAGCGCATGGCGATCCTGCCCGGCGCGCACCATCGGGACGAATGGCGATCGGTGGTACGGGCAACAGGCAACGGTGGCAGCTTTCCCGAAGGCGTGCAGGTGACGGAGAGCGACGCTGTTTCCTACCTGATGCTGGATCCGGACAATGCCAGTTCGATTCGATCCTGTCTGCTCAAGGCCCGCGCGAACGCGAAGTCGGCACGCACCATGCTGACGCAGGATATGTGGGAGGCGCTGAACGAAGGCTGGCGCAAGCTGGACAGTTATGACGTTGGAGAAGCGCGGCAGCAGCTTCCGGCCCTGATCGACTGGGTAAAAACGCGTGTCATGACATTTCGCGGAGCCGCGCATTCCGGGCAGTTGCGCAATGAGGGGCACGACTTCCTGCGCGCCGGGTCGGCGCTTGAGCGGGCGCAGATGACGCTGCGGCTTTTGGACGTCAAATATTATGTGCTGCTGCCAGAGACTGAGGTTATCGGCGGCAATCGGGACCATTATCAATGGACGTCGGTGCTGTACGCACTATCGGGAGCGCGGGCCTATCATCACGTGTATGGCGGCACCTACACGCCTTGGCAGATCACCGACTTCCTGATGCTGAACCGTCTTTTCCCCCGCAGCATCGCTTATTGCTATGATCAACTCGACTATCGCCTGAATCGGCTCGCGGGGTGGCACAATAGCCGCGGGACCTGTCACGAAACGGTGCGGCAGATGGTCGCCCACATCGAGCAACTCGACAGTGGTGAGATTTTCCGTGTTGGTCTGCATGAAACGGTGCAGAGCGGATTGCAGATGACCAATAAGCTGGGCGCTGAGATCGCCCAAACCTACCATTTCGGATGAAAGGGGCAGGCACACCGTGAAATTGCTGGTCCGCCACCAGACCATGTATCGCTATTCAGCGACGGCTGGGCGCGTGGCGATGCGGCTGAAGCTCATGCCAACCGATACGCGCTCGCAGAAGGTGCTGGAATGGCAGGTGAGCGTAAATGGTGAACCCGTGGATGGTTTTCGCGCCAACAGCTTTGGCGAGATGGAGGCAGTCTGGATCCGGCACGATCGGTTGGATAACGCCGTTATCGTGGCGGAAGGGCTGGTTGAAACCTGCGACACTAACGGCGTGCTCGGTTGGACAACCGGGGGCGTGCCGCATGCCTATTTTCTGCGTGAAACCCGGCTGACCCGCATGTCCGATGCGATCCGGGACATGGCCCTGTCTTTGCCCGATACAGGCGGCGCGCTGGCGCGTCTCCATTCTCTATCGGCGGCGGTCAGCGACGCGGTGGCCTATCGCAGCGGAGTCACGACGGCCAACACCACGGCGGCGGAGGCTTTCGCGCTGGGAGCGGGCGTATGCCAAGACCATGCGCAAATCTTCATAGCGGGCGCGCGCGCGCTGGGCATGGCGGCGCGCTATGTCACGGGCTATCTGCTGGCTGAAGGCGGCGTCGCATTGCATGAAACCCATGCGTGGGTTGAGGCATTGGTGCCTGATCTGGGCTGGGTCGGTTTCGACCCGTCCAATCGGGTCTGCGTGACTGAACGCTATTTGCGTCTGGCGTCAGGCCTGGACGCCGATGCCGCGGCGCCAATCCGTGGATCGGTAACGGTGGCGGGCGATATCTGGATTGACGCGGACGTCCGGATCGCGCAGGCGGAGGAAGGGGTGGAAGAAAGGCAGTTGCAAAGGCAGCAGCAACAAAGCCTTCAGCCATCCATCCCGCAGGGTTGAACGGATATAGGAGCCCGTTGGGCAATGACCTATTGTGTGGCGGTGCGAGTAGACCGGGGACTGGTCATGCTGTCGGACACCCGCACGAATGCGGGCATGGACAATATCGCGCGCTTTCGGAAAAGTTTTACCTACAGCGTGCCGGGCGAACGCGCGTTGGTCCTGATGTGTTCGGGCAA is a window of Sphingobium sp. MI1205 DNA encoding:
- a CDS encoding potassium transporter Kup; translated protein: MAGNDVSTSTDARGEHGSLPSLAFGALGVVFGDIGTSPLYALKESFVGHHPLAVDPVHIYGVLSLIFWTMMLVVTVKYVFIVMRADNSGEGGSMALLALIGRRMGETRWTPAVAVLGVLATALFYGDAIITPAISVLSAVEGLTVVQAGLTPLVLPVAIVILIALFVIQSFGTARVGALFGPVMAVYFLVLAILGIANIIRHPEIILIINPWWALHFFQIDPKLAFLALGSVVLAVTGAEALYADMGHFGRRAISIAWLYAALPCLMLNYLGQGALLLDQPEAAQNPFFLLAPEWARLPLVILATLATVIASQAVISGAFSVTRQAVQLGFLPRLRILHTSASAAGQVYMPLINWTLLVLVILLVLGFGSSSNLAAAYGIAVTGTMLITTCMMGVLTFSVWRWNPFLAGAVTGLFLVIDGAYFLSNATKIPDGGWFPLLVAAVCFLILTTWATGRRIMRNYLRDDAMDLELFIKSAGASLKRVPGTAIFLSSTTEGVPPALLHNVKHNRILHERNIILTVRTEDVPHLPFEGRTSAEAYGVGFYRLILRHGFMESVDVPAAMKAVHDCGGPISVADTSYFLSRETLVPSSRPGMAIWRERLFAWMVRNAESPMAFFKLPTNRVVELGSQLEI
- a CDS encoding circularly permuted type 2 ATP-grasp protein, producing the protein MPFQEMFEPDGSIRPCYAEVQNWVERTGIAGLNRRLDEAEAIFRRIGITFAVYGEGGDPERLIPFDLLPRIFTAQEWRVLDRGIRQRARALNAFLHDVYHRGEIVKAGIMPADIIYQNSAYLAEMANFSPPGKVYSHIVGIDIVRTGPSRFEVLEDNCRTPSGVSYMLENREIMTRMFPELFGQGLVAPVDDYPAELLKSLKEVAPPACKGDPVVVLLTPGSLNSAYYEHSFLADLMGIELVEPADLFVDDERVWMKTTLGPKQVDVIYRRIDDEYLDPLVFRPDSMLGIPGIFNVYRRGGVTLASAPGAGIADDKAVYIYVPEMIRFYLGEQPILDNIQTWQCSKPDECAYVLEHLHELVAKEVHGSGGYGMLIGPKSTKDEIAAYAERIRANPGEFIAQPTLDLSTVPTLGPATVVGRHADFRPYCLVGKQIRLVPGGLTRVALTEGSLVVNSSQGGGVKDTWVLQD
- a CDS encoding alpha-E domain-containing protein; its protein translation is MLSRTAENLFWMARYMERAEATARLLTMGQRMAILPGAHHRDEWRSVVRATGNGGSFPEGVQVTESDAVSYLMLDPDNASSIRSCLLKARANAKSARTMLTQDMWEALNEGWRKLDSYDVGEARQQLPALIDWVKTRVMTFRGAAHSGQLRNEGHDFLRAGSALERAQMTLRLLDVKYYVLLPETEVIGGNRDHYQWTSVLYALSGARAYHHVYGGTYTPWQITDFLMLNRLFPRSIAYCYDQLDYRLNRLAGWHNSRGTCHETVRQMVAHIEQLDSGEIFRVGLHETVQSGLQMTNKLGAEIAQTYHFG
- a CDS encoding transglutaminase family protein, yielding MKLLVRHQTMYRYSATAGRVAMRLKLMPTDTRSQKVLEWQVSVNGEPVDGFRANSFGEMEAVWIRHDRLDNAVIVAEGLVETCDTNGVLGWTTGGVPHAYFLRETRLTRMSDAIRDMALSLPDTGGALARLHSLSAAVSDAVAYRSGVTTANTTAAEAFALGAGVCQDHAQIFIAGARALGMAARYVTGYLLAEGGVALHETHAWVEALVPDLGWVGFDPSNRVCVTERYLRLASGLDADAAAPIRGSVTVAGDIWIDADVRIAQAEEGVEERQLQRQQQQSLQPSIPQG